Proteins found in one Pirellulales bacterium genomic segment:
- a CDS encoding efflux RND transporter periplasmic adaptor subunit — MIAPANRDSHTRIPSLDRSQRAAAVADAAPEVPLPAGSPSVGRRQGRARRTLRWLGVAVLVVGIIAVLGQSWHGGTHETAHASPRGMPTLRTVTIERPTPATAAKVELPASVRPWQTATLHARVSGYLTAWHRDLGERVRAGDLLAEIEAPELDQQLAEAEALTREAIASNVQAQAELVEAEADLKVTEAQLVRVQAEVALAKSQLARRQKLLVNRTVTQEEFETFEREVEARTADVAAAEADVARRKSNLSTRAAVIEAREAFAKSRQSNVERLRELQGFKRIVAPFDGIVTRRSAEVGMLVNEGKEPIYVVEDMRRVRVQVSVPQSYAARTIPGTAATVRVPESEGESVEATVTRIAESVDAGNRTMLAEVELDNTNRRFQPGSFARVVLEPQEHASPWTIPTSALSMRVDGPHVAVVDERGEIELRRVQLGRDLGSRIVVIEGITGIERLVINPTDDMTTGTRVQANVSDEPAESIAQR; from the coding sequence ATGATTGCCCCCGCGAATCGCGATAGCCACACGAGAATCCCGTCGCTCGATCGTTCGCAGCGTGCCGCAGCGGTTGCCGACGCAGCCCCGGAAGTACCGTTGCCGGCAGGAAGCCCGTCCGTCGGGCGTCGTCAGGGGCGCGCCCGGCGGACGCTGCGCTGGCTGGGCGTAGCGGTACTGGTCGTGGGGATTATCGCGGTGCTGGGGCAGTCCTGGCATGGCGGCACCCACGAAACGGCGCACGCGTCGCCGCGCGGTATGCCGACGTTGCGAACCGTGACGATCGAACGCCCCACGCCGGCCACGGCGGCCAAGGTCGAGTTGCCCGCCAGCGTGCGACCGTGGCAAACGGCCACGCTCCACGCGCGTGTGAGCGGTTATCTCACCGCCTGGCATCGCGACCTCGGCGAGCGTGTCCGCGCGGGAGATCTGCTGGCCGAGATCGAGGCCCCGGAGCTCGATCAACAGTTGGCCGAAGCCGAGGCCCTGACGCGCGAAGCAATCGCCTCGAACGTACAGGCGCAGGCCGAGTTGGTCGAAGCCGAGGCTGACCTGAAAGTGACCGAAGCGCAGTTGGTGCGCGTGCAGGCCGAAGTGGCGCTCGCCAAGAGCCAACTCGCACGGCGACAAAAGCTGCTCGTCAATCGCACGGTGACGCAAGAAGAGTTCGAGACGTTCGAGCGCGAAGTCGAGGCGCGCACGGCGGACGTGGCCGCGGCCGAAGCCGATGTCGCACGGCGCAAGTCGAATCTTTCGACCCGGGCGGCGGTGATCGAGGCGCGCGAGGCCTTTGCCAAGAGCCGGCAATCGAACGTCGAACGCTTGCGCGAATTGCAGGGCTTCAAGCGAATCGTCGCGCCGTTCGACGGCATCGTCACGCGCCGCAGTGCCGAGGTCGGCATGCTCGTGAACGAAGGTAAGGAGCCGATCTATGTCGTCGAGGATATGCGCCGCGTGCGCGTGCAGGTGAGCGTGCCGCAAAGTTATGCCGCCCGAACGATTCCGGGGACCGCGGCCACGGTACGCGTGCCCGAGTCGGAAGGAGAATCCGTCGAGGCAACGGTGACGCGGATTGCCGAGTCGGTCGATGCCGGCAACCGAACGATGCTCGCCGAAGTGGAACTGGACAATACGAACCGCCGCTTTCAGCCAGGGAGTTTTGCCCGGGTCGTGCTCGAACCGCAGGAGCATGCCTCGCCATGGACCATTCCGACCAGCGCTCTTTCGATGCGAGTGGATGGGCCGCACGTGGCCGTGGTGGATGAGCGGGGCGAAATCGAGCTGCGACGGGTGCAACTGGGGCGCGACTTGGGATCGCGCATTGTGGTGATCGAAGGCATCACGGGGATCGAACGCCTGGTGATCAATCCGACCGATGACATGACTACGGGGACTCGCGTGCAGGCGAACGTATCGGACGAACCGGCAGAGTCGATAGCACAGCGTTGA
- a CDS encoding sigma-70 family RNA polymerase sigma factor, with protein sequence MDDSPLTRASLLIQIRDGTNHAAWQEFVALYGPVVYGFARKRGLQDADAADLMQDVMRSISGAIGRLEYDRNQGTFRGWLFTITRNKVFNFLSARRHRPQGSGDSATNRLLSNTAEEADGTDVWEMEYQRRLASIAMDRVKGEFQEKTWRAFWLTAVEGVTAPEAAQQLGLSTGATYVAKSRVLARLKEEVEAMRRQEES encoded by the coding sequence GTGGACGATTCGCCTCTCACACGCGCCAGCCTGCTCATTCAGATCCGGGACGGAACGAATCACGCCGCGTGGCAGGAATTCGTGGCGTTGTATGGCCCGGTGGTGTATGGCTTCGCGCGGAAGCGCGGCCTGCAGGATGCCGACGCGGCCGATCTGATGCAGGACGTGATGCGTTCGATCTCGGGGGCCATCGGGCGCCTGGAGTACGACCGCAACCAGGGGACCTTCCGCGGCTGGCTCTTCACGATTACGCGGAACAAGGTTTTCAATTTTCTCTCGGCGCGGCGCCATCGCCCCCAGGGGTCGGGCGACTCGGCCACGAATCGCCTGCTGTCGAACACCGCCGAAGAGGCCGACGGTACCGACGTGTGGGAGATGGAGTACCAGCGCCGGCTGGCTTCGATCGCCATGGATCGCGTGAAGGGCGAATTCCAGGAGAAGACCTGGCGTGCCTTCTGGCTGACCGCGGTCGAAGGGGTGACGGCGCCCGAAGCGGCCCAGCAGCTTGGTCTCTCGACCGGCGCGACCTATGTGGCCAAGAGCCGCGTGCTCGCTCGACTCAAGGAGGAAGTCGAGGCGATGCGCCGCCAGGAGGAAAGCTGA
- a CDS encoding serine/threonine protein kinase yields the protein MKTGTSCPSSTELQQLLDGSLSSDQQEVYTRHMDSCQCCQAKLEQIATEGTNLSQVVEHLDREQPLATSAYWPAVQALDTHKHTTLVQQATPSGAPSTVTRSREVSLSFLLPAEDSVYLGRLAHFDVMRILGRGGMGVVLEAFDSRLQRHVAIKVLDPDIADDEIARQRFCREARSAASITHENVVAVHQVERAGEQGLPYLVMQLISGESLEQRLSREERLSFRDVVRIGMQAAQGLAAAHEQGLIHRDIKPGNILLESSQDRVKLTDFGLARVAEDVKLTSTGYVSGTPLYMSPEQAMGEEVDARSDLFSLGAVLYEMCAGQPPFPGNSALAILRQISDSKPRPLRELNPVVPDWFAYTVDKLLAKKPEDRIQSATQLAELFEFHWAIMKASSEEIPQVCAIEEAREARRNRIIAVALATSFLAIGLLGGWMLSNRGVPAAAPAMVSSGEALAVLSANAGTVWSVGFDPTSSTVAMAVEDGAVRLWDIPSRSIKSTISAHRGIVWNSRFSHDGKLVTSGDDGLIKLWDPSKDEPLKTFKHPNAVRGLDLGHDEKLIVAGDRAGGIREWTLDADTPLVEAEQPGAVYVVALSPDGEMLATAGTDKVVRLWNAKTLTLKLPLEGHTGPVNGLAFNHDGHRVASVSWDKTIRIWDTGSGQLIKSWEGHEGDIWGVAYSPDGKKIATAGHDSAVKVWDAETGELLATYLGHKFAVHTVAFNEDGTLLASGGRDGSVRIWKIE from the coding sequence ATGAAGACAGGCACCAGTTGCCCTTCGAGCACCGAGCTGCAGCAACTCCTCGACGGCTCGCTGTCGAGCGATCAGCAGGAGGTGTATACCCGGCACATGGACTCCTGCCAGTGCTGCCAGGCAAAGCTTGAGCAGATCGCCACCGAAGGCACGAATCTTTCGCAAGTGGTCGAGCACCTCGATCGCGAGCAACCGCTGGCCACGTCGGCCTATTGGCCGGCCGTCCAGGCGCTCGATACGCACAAGCACACCACGCTGGTGCAGCAGGCGACTCCCTCGGGGGCGCCGTCAACCGTGACTCGTTCGCGCGAGGTTTCGCTCTCGTTCCTGCTGCCGGCCGAAGACAGCGTCTATCTTGGACGGCTAGCGCACTTTGACGTGATGCGCATTCTGGGGCGTGGCGGGATGGGGGTCGTGCTCGAGGCGTTCGATTCGCGCCTGCAGCGCCACGTGGCGATCAAGGTGCTCGATCCCGATATCGCCGACGATGAAATTGCACGACAGCGATTTTGCCGCGAGGCGCGCTCGGCCGCGTCGATTACGCACGAGAACGTCGTGGCGGTGCATCAAGTCGAACGGGCCGGCGAGCAAGGATTGCCTTACCTGGTGATGCAGCTCATCTCGGGCGAGTCGCTCGAACAGCGGCTTTCGCGCGAAGAACGGCTCTCGTTCCGCGACGTGGTGCGCATCGGCATGCAGGCCGCGCAGGGGCTCGCCGCGGCGCATGAGCAAGGCTTGATCCACCGCGATATCAAGCCGGGCAATATCCTGCTCGAGTCTTCGCAGGACCGCGTCAAGCTGACCGACTTTGGTCTCGCCCGCGTGGCCGAGGATGTGAAACTGACGAGCACGGGATACGTCTCGGGCACGCCGCTCTACATGTCGCCCGAGCAGGCGATGGGAGAAGAAGTCGACGCGCGTTCGGACCTGTTCAGCCTGGGGGCGGTGCTGTACGAGATGTGCGCCGGGCAGCCGCCTTTCCCGGGCAATTCAGCCTTGGCCATCTTGCGGCAGATTTCGGATAGCAAGCCGCGCCCCTTGCGCGAATTGAACCCGGTGGTGCCCGACTGGTTCGCCTACACGGTGGACAAGCTGTTGGCCAAGAAGCCAGAGGATCGCATTCAATCGGCGACGCAACTCGCCGAGTTGTTCGAGTTTCACTGGGCGATCATGAAGGCCTCTTCAGAGGAGATTCCACAGGTTTGCGCGATCGAAGAGGCACGCGAGGCGCGGCGAAATCGGATCATTGCCGTGGCCCTGGCGACGTCGTTCCTGGCGATTGGCTTGCTGGGGGGCTGGATGTTGTCGAATCGAGGCGTGCCCGCTGCCGCTCCGGCGATGGTCTCGTCTGGCGAGGCGCTGGCCGTCCTGAGCGCGAACGCGGGGACGGTCTGGTCGGTGGGGTTCGATCCCACGAGTTCCACGGTGGCGATGGCGGTCGAAGATGGCGCCGTGCGGTTGTGGGATATTCCCTCGCGCAGCATCAAGTCGACGATTAGCGCCCATCGTGGCATCGTCTGGAATTCGCGCTTCTCGCACGATGGCAAGCTCGTTACTTCGGGGGACGACGGCCTCATCAAGCTGTGGGATCCGAGCAAGGACGAGCCGCTCAAGACGTTCAAGCATCCCAATGCCGTGCGTGGGCTCGATCTGGGCCACGACGAAAAATTGATCGTGGCGGGGGATCGTGCCGGCGGTATTCGCGAATGGACGCTCGACGCCGATACTCCGTTGGTCGAGGCCGAACAGCCGGGCGCGGTCTACGTGGTCGCCCTCTCGCCCGATGGCGAAATGCTGGCCACGGCCGGCACGGACAAGGTTGTGCGTTTGTGGAACGCGAAGACGCTCACCCTCAAGCTACCGCTCGAGGGGCACACCGGTCCGGTAAACGGGCTGGCCTTCAATCATGATGGCCACCGTGTGGCCTCGGTCAGTTGGGACAAGACGATACGCATCTGGGATACCGGGAGCGGCCAGTTGATCAAGTCGTGGGAAGGGCACGAAGGCGACATCTGGGGCGTGGCCTACTCGCCCGACGGCAAGAAGATCGCCACCGCCGGCCACGACAGCGCGGTGAAAGTGTGGGACGCCGAGACGGGCGAACTGCTGGCCACGTATCTCGGCCACAAGTTCGCAGTACACACGGTCGCCTTCAACGAGGATGGCACGCTGCTGGCCTCGGGCGGGCGCGATGGTTCGGTGCGGATTTGGAAGATTGAATGA
- a CDS encoding HAD family hydrolase produces the protein MMSKSGNGMATTREQLEPGRTGFLFDLDGTLVDSVYQHVVAWHEALSQVGIELPVWKIHRRIGMSGGLMVHAIARETGHALTPAEAKRLVKLHSEAYARLSGKIQPLPGARELLAHLTQVGVPWAIATSARLETARPTLVALNVPASVPIVTRDQVVYAKPDPDLFLAAADRLGIPIAGAVVVGDSVWDLLAARRARALGVGFLSGGYGKEELERAGAYRVYADPADLLAHLDEVGVRYPELAAEES, from the coding sequence ATGATGTCGAAGTCTGGTAATGGAATGGCGACTACTCGCGAACAACTCGAGCCGGGCCGTACGGGGTTTCTCTTCGACCTCGACGGGACGCTCGTCGACAGCGTCTATCAGCATGTGGTGGCCTGGCACGAGGCGTTGTCGCAAGTCGGCATCGAGTTGCCAGTATGGAAGATCCACCGCCGTATTGGCATGAGTGGTGGTTTGATGGTACACGCGATCGCCCGCGAGACGGGGCACGCGCTCACGCCGGCCGAGGCGAAGCGACTGGTTAAGCTGCACTCGGAAGCGTACGCGCGCCTCTCCGGGAAGATTCAGCCCTTGCCTGGGGCACGCGAGTTGCTCGCGCATCTGACACAAGTTGGCGTGCCATGGGCGATTGCCACGAGCGCGCGGCTCGAAACGGCGCGTCCAACGCTCGTGGCACTGAATGTGCCGGCGAGCGTGCCGATCGTGACGCGCGATCAGGTGGTGTATGCAAAGCCTGATCCTGATCTGTTCCTGGCGGCGGCCGATCGACTCGGCATTCCGATCGCCGGCGCCGTGGTAGTCGGTGACAGCGTGTGGGACTTGCTCGCTGCGCGGCGTGCGCGGGCGTTGGGCGTGGGATTTCTCTCCGGCGGCTACGGCAAAGAGGAGTTGGAACGCGCTGGGGCGTACCGCGTTTACGCCGACCCCGCCGATCTGCTCGCGCATCTCGACGAAGTTGGTGTGCGCTATCCGGAGTTGGCCGCCGAAGAGTCGTAA
- a CDS encoding sialate O-acetylesterase, with protein MRHSIFRFGVLLLALAAVWNFCPFAIADVRVPNIFSNSMVLQRDQDNKVWGRADAGEKVTVTIGDQKHAATADKDGNWSVTLSPLSAGGPLELTIKGNNEIKISDVLVGEVWICSGQSNMQWSVNASKDADLERLTANYPQIRMINFPQIGSQDPIWSHDDRKWMVCTPENVGSFSAVGYFFARQLYDTIHVPIGMINNAWGGSACEAWIERDKLASDPAYKPLLERWDAMKSQADALAAKPTPTEDEKKQLGQLKGQLAGNHNPANIYNGVLKSHLGYGIRGAIWYQGESNAGRAYQYRTLFPLMIQSWRDEWKQGDFPFYWVQLADFMAEAPQPGDSAWAELREAQTMTMDKLPNTGEAVIIDAGEGYDIHPKNKQDVGKRLARWALAKQYGVNIAAASPRYKSMEVDGDKANLTFDNLASGWRPFDVREPRGFTIAGEDKKFVPAQAEILKDGRIAVSSAEVAKPVAVRYGWADNPVVNMFTGDGLPLTPFRTDDWPGVTANAN; from the coding sequence ATGCGTCACTCGATCTTTCGCTTCGGGGTCCTGCTGCTCGCGCTGGCAGCGGTGTGGAACTTCTGCCCATTCGCAATCGCCGACGTGCGCGTGCCGAACATTTTCAGCAATTCGATGGTCTTGCAGCGCGACCAGGACAACAAAGTCTGGGGCCGCGCCGACGCAGGCGAGAAAGTGACCGTCACCATCGGCGATCAAAAACACGCAGCCACGGCCGACAAGGACGGCAACTGGAGCGTGACGCTCTCCCCCCTGTCGGCCGGCGGACCGCTCGAGCTGACCATCAAAGGCAACAACGAAATCAAGATCTCCGACGTGCTCGTCGGCGAGGTCTGGATCTGCTCGGGCCAGTCGAACATGCAATGGTCGGTCAATGCCAGCAAAGATGCCGACCTCGAACGTCTGACGGCCAACTACCCGCAAATCCGCATGATCAACTTCCCGCAGATCGGCTCGCAAGACCCCATCTGGAGCCACGACGATCGCAAGTGGATGGTCTGCACGCCGGAGAACGTGGGCAGCTTCTCAGCCGTGGGTTACTTCTTTGCCCGGCAGCTCTACGACACGATCCACGTGCCCATCGGCATGATCAACAACGCCTGGGGAGGCTCGGCCTGCGAGGCCTGGATCGAGCGCGACAAGCTCGCCTCGGACCCAGCCTACAAGCCGCTGCTCGAGCGTTGGGACGCGATGAAGTCTCAAGCCGATGCCCTCGCAGCGAAGCCCACGCCCACCGAAGATGAAAAGAAGCAACTCGGCCAACTCAAGGGCCAACTCGCTGGCAATCACAACCCGGCCAACATCTACAACGGTGTCCTCAAGTCGCACCTGGGCTACGGCATTCGCGGCGCCATCTGGTATCAGGGCGAATCGAACGCCGGGCGTGCCTACCAGTACCGCACCCTTTTCCCACTCATGATCCAGAGCTGGCGCGACGAGTGGAAACAGGGAGATTTCCCCTTCTACTGGGTCCAGTTGGCCGACTTCATGGCCGAAGCGCCGCAGCCGGGCGATAGCGCCTGGGCCGAGCTGCGCGAAGCCCAAACCATGACCATGGACAAGCTGCCCAACACCGGCGAGGCCGTCATCATCGACGCCGGCGAAGGCTACGATATCCATCCCAAGAACAAACAGGACGTCGGCAAGCGGCTCGCCCGCTGGGCCCTGGCCAAGCAGTACGGCGTCAACATCGCCGCGGCCAGCCCCCGCTACAAGTCGATGGAAGTCGACGGCGACAAGGCGAACCTGACGTTCGACAATCTCGCCTCGGGCTGGCGCCCCTTCGACGTCCGCGAGCCGCGCGGCTTCACCATCGCCGGCGAAGACAAGAAGTTCGTCCCGGCCCAGGCCGAGATCCTGAAAGATGGCCGCATCGCCGTCTCGAGTGCCGAAGTGGCGAAGCCCGTCGCCGTGCGCTACGGTTGGGCCGACAACCCCGTGGTGAACATGTTCACGGGCGACGGTCTGCCCCTCACGCCGTTCCGCACCGACGACTGGCCGGGTGTGACGGCAAACGCCAACTAA
- a CDS encoding sugar phosphate isomerase/epimerase: MPLTRRQFTALSAATAAVVCTGPRWSQPDPQPFRLKYLLGSCLYGYAPLAEILPEVHKTGATAVDIWPKVHGNQREQLDELGEERFAQLLQRHDVTLVCITQYPLGPFGLQDEMRLAARLGCRTIVTGAKGPKGLTGTELKQAVGEFVEQMKPHLAVAEETGVTIAIENHAHSLIESPDSLKWLGELRPSRHLAVAFAPYHLPQDERLLADLIRALGDSMAVFYAWQHGNGCHTKQPKEQELLQMPGRGPLEFAPLLAALREIRYQGWTEIFMHPFPRGIPILETTAQVSAEINRARAYLGEQLSAASTP, translated from the coding sequence ATGCCCCTTACCCGTCGCCAATTCACCGCGCTGTCGGCCGCGACCGCTGCCGTGGTCTGCACCGGCCCTCGATGGTCGCAGCCCGATCCTCAGCCCTTTCGGCTGAAGTACCTTCTCGGCTCGTGCCTGTACGGGTACGCGCCCCTGGCCGAGATTTTGCCCGAGGTTCACAAGACCGGCGCGACAGCGGTCGACATCTGGCCCAAGGTGCATGGCAATCAGCGCGAGCAGCTCGACGAGCTGGGCGAGGAGCGCTTCGCTCAGTTGTTGCAACGACACGACGTGACGCTTGTCTGCATCACGCAGTATCCGCTCGGGCCGTTTGGGCTCCAGGACGAGATGCGGCTGGCCGCGCGACTAGGATGCCGCACGATCGTAACCGGTGCTAAAGGGCCGAAGGGGCTCACCGGGACGGAGTTGAAGCAGGCGGTGGGTGAGTTCGTCGAGCAGATGAAACCTCATCTGGCGGTGGCCGAGGAGACGGGCGTGACCATCGCCATCGAGAACCACGCCCACAGCCTGATCGAATCGCCCGACTCTCTGAAATGGTTGGGCGAACTGCGCCCCTCGCGCCATTTGGCCGTGGCCTTTGCTCCTTATCATCTGCCGCAAGACGAAAGGTTGCTGGCCGATCTGATCCGGGCGCTGGGCGACTCGATGGCCGTGTTCTACGCCTGGCAACATGGTAACGGCTGCCACACGAAGCAGCCTAAAGAACAAGAGCTGCTGCAGATGCCGGGACGCGGCCCGCTCGAGTTCGCACCGCTGCTGGCTGCCCTGCGCGAGATCCGCTACCAGGGTTGGACCGAGATTTTCATGCACCCCTTTCCGCGAGGCATCCCGATCCTGGAGACGACCGCGCAGGTCAGCGCCGAAATCAACCGCGCCCGAGCGTACCTCGGCGAGCAACTGTCGGCTGCTTCGACTCCTTAG
- a CDS encoding methylated-DNA--[protein]-cysteine S-methyltransferase, protein MREQLNEYFHGQRQQFDVPLKLVGTPFQQRVWQALAKIPYGTTITYAELALRVGNPQASRAVGHANGRNPVSILVPCHRVVGANGSLTGYAGGVANKQWLLAWERTTAASTCDRPCERAGA, encoded by the coding sequence GTGCGCGAACAATTGAACGAGTATTTCCACGGCCAGCGGCAGCAATTCGACGTACCGCTCAAACTCGTCGGCACGCCGTTTCAACAGCGAGTCTGGCAAGCACTGGCGAAGATTCCTTACGGCACGACCATCACATACGCCGAGCTCGCGCTCCGCGTGGGTAATCCCCAGGCCTCGAGAGCCGTGGGCCATGCCAATGGCCGCAATCCCGTATCCATCCTCGTGCCGTGTCACCGCGTGGTCGGCGCGAATGGCTCTCTGACGGGCTACGCGGGGGGAGTCGCCAACAAGCAGTGGCTGCTCGCATGGGAACGCACGACGGCCGCCTCGACGTGTGACCGTCCCTGCGAACGAGCGGGCGCCTGA
- a CDS encoding helix-turn-helix domain-containing protein → MTIQDDACYRALVARDRRFDGLFFVGVQTTGIYCRPVCTARTPARRNCRFFASAPRAEQAGFRPCLRCRPELAPGLAPVDSSRRIARTAAARIEAGALNGSGKLEQLAASLQISSRQLRRSMLEELGVTPVELAQTNRLLLAKRLIADTPLPLVQVAYAAGFASVRRFNTLFRQHYRLTPSELRRSAPRPAANDRLRLMLTYRPPYAWDALLRFLAARAIPGVECVRDGAYYRTARVGSQVGWLCVSPIDARHLLAVELDTALATALPAILVKLRQLFDLDARPDLIAAHLAPDPLLATCVATRPGLRVPGAFDSFELGLRAILGQQISVRAASTLAGRFAARFGEPIVTPLACLNRLAPTAQTLANARTSTLAALGLPSARAASLRSLARAVMRRQIDLEPGSDPPATIAQLKKLPGIGVWTAEYIALRTLRWPDAFPASDLGLLKASRMKSAGALERAAERWRPWRAYAALHLWESLSPSLPHIPFGKASS, encoded by the coding sequence ATGACCATTCAGGATGACGCCTGCTACCGAGCGCTCGTCGCGCGCGATCGCCGCTTCGACGGGTTGTTCTTCGTCGGCGTCCAAACGACCGGCATCTACTGTCGCCCCGTCTGCACGGCAAGAACACCGGCGCGTCGCAATTGTCGTTTCTTCGCCAGTGCTCCCCGTGCCGAACAGGCCGGATTTCGCCCCTGCTTGCGTTGCCGCCCCGAACTCGCGCCGGGACTGGCGCCGGTCGATAGCTCGCGTCGGATCGCGCGAACGGCCGCGGCCCGCATCGAAGCCGGCGCCCTGAACGGATCGGGCAAGCTCGAACAGCTTGCCGCCAGCCTCCAAATCAGCTCGCGACAATTGCGCCGCTCGATGCTGGAAGAACTGGGCGTGACTCCCGTCGAACTTGCGCAAACGAATCGCCTGTTGCTGGCCAAGCGTCTGATTGCCGACACGCCATTGCCCTTGGTCCAGGTCGCTTACGCGGCCGGATTCGCCAGCGTGCGCCGTTTCAATACTCTCTTTCGCCAGCACTATCGACTGACGCCGAGCGAACTGCGCCGTTCCGCACCGCGGCCGGCCGCCAACGATCGTTTGCGTCTCATGCTGACCTATCGTCCCCCCTATGCCTGGGACGCGCTCTTGCGCTTTCTCGCCGCCCGGGCCATTCCCGGCGTCGAATGCGTACGCGATGGCGCCTACTATCGTACGGCCCGAGTCGGCAGCCAAGTGGGCTGGCTCTGCGTCTCGCCCATCGACGCTCGTCATCTGCTCGCGGTCGAATTGGACACCGCGCTCGCGACGGCATTGCCGGCCATCCTCGTCAAGCTGCGCCAGCTTTTCGATCTCGATGCTCGCCCCGACCTCATTGCTGCGCACCTTGCACCCGATCCGCTGCTCGCAACCTGCGTGGCCACTCGCCCCGGATTGCGCGTGCCGGGGGCGTTCGACTCTTTTGAACTCGGCCTGCGAGCTATCCTGGGACAACAGATCTCGGTGCGCGCCGCCTCGACGCTGGCAGGTCGCTTCGCGGCGCGATTCGGCGAACCGATCGTCACTCCCCTGGCGTGTCTGAACCGACTTGCTCCCACGGCCCAGACTCTCGCCAACGCCAGAACTTCGACTCTAGCCGCGCTGGGATTGCCGAGTGCTCGCGCCGCCAGCCTGCGCAGTCTGGCTCGCGCAGTCATGCGCCGTCAGATCGATCTCGAACCTGGCTCCGATCCGCCGGCAACAATCGCCCAACTCAAAAAACTGCCCGGCATCGGCGTCTGGACCGCCGAGTACATCGCCCTGCGCACGTTGCGCTGGCCCGACGCGTTTCCTGCAAGCGATTTGGGATTGCTCAAAGCCTCGCGCATGAAATCCGCCGGTGCCCTCGAACGTGCCGCCGAGCGATGGCGCCCCTGGCGTGCCTATGCTGCCTTGCACTTGTGGGAAAGTCTCTCGCCGTCGTTGCCGCACATCCCCTTCGGCAAAGCATCATCCTGA
- a CDS encoding alcohol dehydrogenase catalytic domain-containing protein, translating to MSSMRAVQVSRPGGPLELVERPIPSPGSGQVRIKVHACGICHSDALTKDGTWAGLEFPRVPGHEVIGVIDAVGKDVPTRWTPGQRVGVGWHAGHCGYCDTCRRSDYFACETGIQVTGISFDGGYADYMVAPYTALAVMPGELADIEAAPLMCAGLTTFNALRHCGARPGDLVAILGLGGLGHLGVQYAAKMGFRTAAIARGEDKAPLAQELGATHYIDSRSSDPAVELAKLGGAKAVIATVTNGPAMAATLGGLAPHGRLFVVGAAPETVDAPPLTLIMGRRAIEGWYSGTSIDAQDTLSFSAQSGVRSRNEVFPLEQAAEAYERMISGKARFRVVLTMT from the coding sequence ATGTCGAGCATGCGCGCCGTTCAGGTATCGCGTCCCGGGGGCCCTCTCGAACTGGTCGAGCGTCCCATTCCGAGTCCAGGTTCGGGGCAGGTGCGTATCAAGGTTCATGCCTGCGGCATTTGCCATAGCGATGCCTTGACGAAGGACGGCACCTGGGCCGGGCTCGAGTTTCCGCGCGTGCCGGGGCACGAAGTGATCGGCGTGATCGATGCCGTCGGAAAGGATGTCCCCACGCGTTGGACGCCTGGCCAGCGCGTCGGCGTCGGATGGCACGCCGGACACTGCGGCTACTGCGACACGTGCCGGCGCAGCGATTACTTTGCGTGCGAGACCGGCATCCAGGTCACCGGCATTTCGTTCGACGGTGGATACGCGGACTATATGGTCGCTCCCTACACCGCGCTGGCCGTGATGCCTGGGGAACTGGCGGACATCGAGGCTGCCCCGCTGATGTGTGCCGGACTGACGACGTTCAATGCGCTGCGCCATTGCGGCGCTCGCCCGGGCGATCTGGTGGCCATCCTGGGGCTGGGGGGACTGGGGCACCTGGGCGTGCAGTACGCAGCCAAGATGGGATTTCGCACGGCGGCGATTGCCCGCGGCGAGGACAAGGCGCCTCTGGCCCAGGAGTTGGGCGCCACCCATTACATCGATAGCCGATCTTCCGATCCCGCGGTGGAGTTGGCGAAGCTTGGGGGCGCCAAGGCCGTGATTGCCACCGTGACCAACGGCCCCGCGATGGCCGCGACGCTGGGGGGACTCGCCCCGCACGGTCGCTTGTTCGTGGTGGGGGCCGCCCCCGAGACCGTCGATGCGCCTCCGCTGACGCTCATCATGGGGCGCCGCGCCATCGAGGGATGGTATTCCGGCACCTCGATCGACGCCCAAGACACGCTTTCGTTCAGCGCCCAGTCGGGCGTGCGATCGAGGAACGAGGTTTTCCCACTCGAACAAGCTGCCGAGGCGTACGAACGGATGATCAGCGGCAAGGCACGCTTTCGCGTCGTGCTGACGATGACGTAG